A section of the Vibrio vulnificus CMCP6 genome encodes:
- a CDS encoding trimeric intracellular cation channel family protein yields MLLSVLYVIGITAEAMTGALSAGRRKMDWFGVMLVASATAIGGGTVRDILLGHYPLGWVKNPEFLAITCVAGILTTGLAKWVIKLKGLFIRLDALGLIVFSIIGTKIALQMGLHPGICMVSALVTGVFGGLLRDLICRQTPLVLHEELYASIALLASGLYLTLLAFEIPDVTATIVTLVVGYVLRMAAVRFKWRLPSFHLDSEEAVH; encoded by the coding sequence ATGTTGTTAAGTGTTTTGTATGTCATTGGCATCACGGCAGAAGCCATGACAGGTGCGCTAAGCGCCGGACGCAGAAAAATGGATTGGTTTGGTGTAATGTTGGTGGCCAGTGCAACAGCCATTGGCGGTGGTACGGTACGAGACATCCTACTAGGACACTACCCACTTGGTTGGGTAAAAAATCCAGAGTTTCTTGCTATCACTTGTGTGGCGGGCATCTTAACAACGGGGCTTGCCAAGTGGGTGATCAAACTCAAAGGCTTGTTTATCCGCCTTGATGCCCTCGGCCTCATCGTATTTAGCATTATTGGTACTAAAATTGCGCTGCAGATGGGCTTACATCCGGGCATTTGTATGGTTTCAGCTCTAGTGACTGGTGTTTTTGGTGGTTTACTGCGCGACCTCATCTGTCGTCAAACACCATTGGTATTGCATGAAGAGCTTTACGCGTCCATTGCGCTTTTGGCATCGGGTCTTTACCTGACATTGTTGGCATTTGAAATCCCAGACGTCACGGCCACTATCGTCACACTCGTGGTAGGTTATGTGCTGCGCATGGCGGCAGTCCGATTTAAATGGCGCTTACCGTCATTCCACTTGGACTCTGAAGAAGCCGTGCATTAA
- a CDS encoding elongation factor P hydroxylase: protein MSHHYQDLITIFNQTFSESFNTKLELGGDEPIYLPADTSVPNHRIIFARGFYASALHEIAHWCVAGPERRLLEDFGYWYEPDGRTAEVQAEFEKVEIRPQAYEWILALSAGFPFNVSCDNLHGDFEPDRLGFMQKVHQEVMSIFETGFPPRVQMLSDALRNFYQVKPLEVGDFIVK from the coding sequence ATGAGTCACCATTATCAAGACCTCATCACCATTTTTAATCAGACCTTTTCTGAGTCATTCAACACCAAGTTAGAGTTGGGTGGCGATGAGCCAATTTATTTACCCGCGGATACCTCAGTTCCCAATCATCGAATTATTTTTGCTCGTGGTTTTTATGCCTCTGCATTACACGAAATAGCCCATTGGTGCGTGGCTGGACCAGAGCGCCGACTCCTCGAAGACTTTGGTTATTGGTATGAACCCGATGGAAGAACGGCTGAGGTGCAAGCTGAGTTTGAAAAAGTTGAAATTCGCCCACAAGCGTACGAATGGATTTTGGCACTCAGTGCAGGCTTTCCTTTTAATGTAAGTTGTGACAACCTACACGGCGATTTCGAGCCTGACCGTTTGGGCTTTATGCAGAAAGTGCATCAGGAAGTCATGTCGATATTTGAGACGGGGTTCCCCCCTCGAGTGCAGATGCTTTCCGACGCATTGCGGAATTTTTATCAAGTAAAACCCTTAGAAGTAGGCGATTTCATCGTTAAGTAA
- a CDS encoding YfcL family protein yields MIIEFEEKLLELIDARIETASEDELFAGGYLRGHISLSAASCEEDGVNDVTELKSRIEQSLENARSELAPADRIIVSDLWQELQAQA; encoded by the coding sequence ATGATTATTGAATTTGAAGAAAAACTGTTGGAACTGATTGATGCACGTATTGAAACGGCATCAGAAGATGAACTGTTTGCAGGTGGTTATTTACGTGGCCATATTTCGCTCTCTGCTGCGTCTTGCGAAGAAGATGGCGTAAACGATGTGACGGAGCTGAAATCGCGCATTGAGCAGAGTTTAGAGAATGCTCGCTCAGAACTTGCGCCAGCAGATCGCATCATCGTCAGCGACTTGTGGCAAGAGCTCCAAGCGCAAGCTTAA
- the mnmC gene encoding bifunctional tRNA (5-methylaminomethyl-2-thiouridine)(34)-methyltransferase MnmD/FAD-dependent 5-carboxymethylaminomethyl-2-thiouridine(34) oxidoreductase MnmC, which produces MTSITHAELGWNEVGTPVSDQFDDVYFSNVNGLEETRYVFLKQNLIPERWQEFDRRRFVIGETGFGTGLNFLAVWQAFNDFRRANPDATLKELHFVSFEKFPLSKQDLIKAHQAWPELAELAEKLHRHYPPAVPECHRIVLDNGAVTLDLWLGDIKDCLPSVPYGEEGIIDTWFLDGFAPSKNPEMWNQDLFNGMAKLARSECRVATFTSAGFVRRGLIEAGFAMKKVKGFGTKREMIAGCMETRQQQSRHAPYFNRTSASHLDSIAIIGGGIASAALAKALVQRGQKVTLYCKHAQAAEGASGNRQGAVYPLLNGNHDGVSRVFAPAFLFARQFVEQAAQALTFDHDWCGVTQLMWDEKSTNKLDKMLSGNFAPELIQKLSVGETAAKIGLPIDMASVHYPLGGWLCPAELTQALFTQLGTLDNFTAKFEQSVEQLIWDERSQQWQVHTQGQHDTYSAVVIANGHEFQTFSQTADIPLGQVKGQVSHVPATETLSKLKSVLCYDGYMTPVNPNNQHLCIGASYDRRHLDTEFDVNAQQENAERLTQCVPNQAWAKEVDTSGNLSRQGIRCVSRDHLPFVGNVGDFSAIKRQYADLPHTQAEEIEVISQFPNLFCLLGLGSRGLSSAPLMAELLASQICNDPLPLPVDVLEELHPSRMWVRKLRKGKAITEL; this is translated from the coding sequence ATGACATCCATTACCCATGCAGAACTCGGCTGGAATGAAGTCGGCACACCGGTTTCTGACCAATTTGATGACGTTTACTTCTCCAATGTGAACGGCCTAGAAGAAACACGCTATGTGTTTCTTAAACAAAATCTTATTCCTGAAAGATGGCAAGAATTTGACCGCCGTCGCTTTGTGATTGGCGAAACGGGTTTTGGCACTGGATTGAATTTCCTCGCGGTTTGGCAGGCGTTCAATGACTTTCGCCGTGCAAACCCCGACGCAACACTCAAAGAGTTACATTTTGTCAGCTTTGAAAAGTTTCCCCTTAGCAAACAAGATTTGATCAAAGCGCATCAAGCTTGGCCTGAGTTGGCGGAACTCGCGGAAAAACTTCATCGTCATTATCCACCTGCTGTTCCAGAATGTCATCGTATTGTGCTGGACAATGGCGCTGTCACACTTGATCTGTGGCTGGGCGATATTAAAGATTGCCTACCCTCGGTGCCTTACGGTGAAGAAGGCATTATCGACACTTGGTTCCTCGATGGGTTTGCTCCAAGTAAAAATCCCGAGATGTGGAATCAGGATCTTTTCAATGGCATGGCGAAACTGGCGAGATCTGAGTGTCGAGTGGCAACGTTTACCTCTGCGGGTTTTGTAAGACGAGGCTTGATTGAAGCGGGCTTTGCCATGAAAAAAGTGAAAGGCTTTGGCACCAAGCGAGAAATGATCGCAGGCTGCATGGAAACAAGACAACAACAAAGTCGCCACGCGCCTTACTTCAATCGCACCTCTGCATCTCATCTCGATTCTATTGCCATCATTGGCGGAGGAATTGCCAGCGCAGCCCTCGCAAAAGCCTTGGTTCAACGTGGGCAAAAAGTAACCCTCTATTGTAAACACGCCCAAGCTGCAGAAGGCGCATCGGGTAACCGACAAGGCGCAGTTTACCCTTTACTCAATGGCAATCATGATGGCGTTTCACGCGTATTTGCCCCCGCGTTTTTGTTTGCTCGCCAGTTTGTAGAGCAAGCCGCACAAGCGCTCACCTTCGATCATGATTGGTGTGGCGTGACCCAGTTGATGTGGGATGAAAAATCAACCAACAAGTTGGACAAGATGCTCTCTGGGAACTTTGCACCCGAGTTGATTCAAAAGCTCTCCGTAGGAGAAACCGCAGCAAAAATTGGTTTGCCGATCGACATGGCATCGGTTCATTATCCACTTGGCGGCTGGCTATGCCCGGCAGAGCTAACCCAAGCCCTCTTTACGCAATTGGGCACCCTCGACAACTTCACGGCCAAATTTGAGCAGAGTGTTGAACAACTCATCTGGGACGAAAGGTCACAGCAATGGCAAGTCCATACTCAGGGCCAACACGATACTTATAGCGCTGTGGTTATTGCCAATGGTCATGAGTTCCAAACCTTCAGCCAAACCGCTGACATTCCGCTTGGCCAAGTCAAAGGTCAAGTCAGCCATGTCCCTGCTACTGAGACGCTTTCTAAGCTCAAAAGTGTGCTGTGTTACGACGGCTACATGACTCCCGTCAACCCAAACAATCAGCATCTTTGCATTGGCGCAAGTTACGATCGCCGCCATTTGGATACTGAGTTTGATGTCAATGCGCAACAAGAGAATGCCGAGAGACTGACGCAATGTGTCCCAAACCAAGCGTGGGCAAAAGAAGTGGATACATCTGGCAATTTATCTCGCCAAGGGATCCGCTGTGTGAGCCGAGATCATCTGCCGTTTGTTGGCAATGTCGGCGACTTCTCAGCCATTAAGCGTCAATACGCCGATTTGCCGCACACTCAAGCAGAAGAGATTGAGGTAATTTCTCAGTTTCCGAACTTATTCTGCCTCCTTGGTCTTGGCTCTCGTGGCTTGAGCTCTGCCCCACTGATGGCTGAGTTGCTCGCCTCGCAAATCTGTAACGACCCGCTGCCTTTGCCTGTTGACGTGCTTGAAGAGTTACACCCAAGCCGCATGTGGGTAAGAAAACTGCGCAAAGGCAAAGCCATTACCGAGCTGTAA